The following proteins are co-located in the Cupriavidus pauculus genome:
- a CDS encoding pyridoxamine 5'-phosphate oxidase family protein: MPPHTPSPAPSHDIAQLADLEALYDEPRGASLAKEVDYLHPHYRAFVDASPFCLLSTQNEHGGDCSPRGDGPGFVQVLDDRTLLLPDRRGNNRIDSLRNILKDPRVGLLFLVPGVNETLRISGTATISTDPALIARCVVQGKAPTTVLVIRIHSAFFQCARALLRSRLWAADAQISRDTLPSTGTMVADLSQNAIDGAAYDRELPERIRTTLY; encoded by the coding sequence ATGCCCCCGCACACCCCCTCGCCCGCTCCCTCCCACGACATTGCCCAGCTTGCCGACCTCGAAGCGCTGTACGACGAACCGCGCGGCGCGTCGCTGGCGAAGGAGGTCGACTACCTGCACCCCCACTACCGCGCCTTCGTCGACGCCTCGCCGTTCTGCCTGCTCTCGACCCAGAACGAGCACGGCGGCGACTGCTCCCCGCGCGGCGACGGGCCGGGCTTCGTGCAGGTGCTCGACGACCGCACCCTGCTGCTGCCCGACCGCCGTGGCAACAACCGCATCGACAGCCTGCGCAACATCCTCAAGGACCCGCGCGTCGGCCTGCTGTTCCTGGTGCCCGGCGTCAACGAGACGCTGCGCATCAGCGGCACCGCCACCATCAGCACCGATCCCGCGCTGATCGCCCGCTGCGTGGTCCAGGGCAAGGCGCCCACCACGGTGTTGGTGATCCGCATCCACTCGGCCTTCTTCCAGTGCGCCCGGGCCCTGCTGCGCTCGCGCCTGTGGGCCGCCGACGCCCAGATATCGCGCGACACGCTGCCCAGCACCGGCACGATGGTGGCCGACCTGAGCCAGAACGCGATTGACGGCGCCGCCTACGACCGCGAACTGCCCGAGCGCATCCGCACCACGCTCTACTAG
- a CDS encoding PhzF family phenazine biosynthesis protein produces the protein MATYAFRIVNVFAESTFGGNPLCVFEDARGMDDATMQALALQFNLSETTFVLPSDQADAAVRIFTPGYEMRFAGHPTLGTAHVVRDLARTGDALTLSFPAGIVPVTASGDRWTLTAPHAGAPRTAPAGLPDAEMASLLGLQPDDLAGAPMWVDTGADQLLVPLKTPDAVRRAQPDSSRLDRWPQSSLGRKTAYVFAFDPAQPGKVLSRYFFTKQGGGVSEDPGTGSACANLGGWLIATGHALPARFEVDQGEFVDRPCRLDLSVTADGAIRVGGRVIELGRGTVTV, from the coding sequence ATGGCCACCTACGCTTTCCGCATCGTCAATGTCTTCGCCGAGTCCACGTTCGGCGGCAACCCCCTCTGCGTGTTCGAGGACGCGCGCGGCATGGACGACGCCACCATGCAGGCGCTGGCCCTGCAGTTCAACCTGTCCGAAACGACGTTCGTGCTGCCGTCCGACCAGGCCGACGCCGCCGTGCGGATCTTCACGCCCGGCTACGAGATGCGCTTTGCCGGCCATCCCACGCTCGGCACGGCCCACGTCGTGCGGGACCTCGCCCGCACCGGCGACGCGCTGACGCTGTCCTTCCCGGCCGGCATCGTGCCCGTGACCGCCAGCGGCGACCGCTGGACCCTGACCGCCCCGCATGCCGGCGCACCCCGGACGGCGCCGGCCGGCCTGCCGGACGCCGAGATGGCATCGCTGCTCGGCCTGCAGCCCGACGACCTGGCCGGCGCGCCGATGTGGGTCGACACCGGCGCGGACCAGTTGCTCGTCCCGCTCAAGACGCCCGACGCCGTGCGCCGCGCCCAGCCCGACAGCAGCCGCCTGGACCGCTGGCCGCAAAGCAGCCTGGGCCGCAAGACCGCCTACGTGTTCGCGTTCGATCCGGCCCAGCCGGGCAAGGTCTTGTCCCGCTACTTCTTCACCAAGCAGGGTGGCGGCGTATCCGAGGACCCCGGCACCGGCTCCGCCTGCGCCAACCTGGGCGGCTGGCTGATTGCCACCGGCCATGCCCTGCCCGCACGGTTCGAGGTCGACCAGGGCGAATTCGTCGACCGGCCCTGCCGGCTGGACCTGTCCGTGACCGCCGACGGCGCCATCCGCGTCGGTGGCCGCGTGATCGAACTGGGCCGGGGCACCGTCACGGTCTGA
- the gltS gene encoding sodium/glutamate symporter, whose product MLELNNYETLVAASLVLLVGRKLLKVTPPLRAFNIPEPVVGGLVVAICLLLARVTADFQVKFDTSAQTPLMLAFFASLGLSANLASLKQGGKSIGVFLIAVAGLLVIQNTIGVGLASALGLPPATGLLAGSIALSGGHGTSAAWGSTFAEQFSMSYATELGVACATFGLVLGGLVGGPVARYLLRNVAKPGVTADDQVLTFENPQAVRPITASALIETLALILVCLTAGQALAGVFKGSWLELPTFVWVLFVGVVLRNGLALLGWYTVFDRALSVLGNVSLSMFLAMALMSLRLWELASLALPMVLILLIQTAAMALYAVFVTFRVMGRNYDAAVLAAGHCGFGLGATPTAIANMQAITDRFGASHLAFLIVPMVGAFFIDLVNAVVIKLFLSLPIY is encoded by the coding sequence ATGCTGGAATTGAACAACTACGAAACGCTCGTCGCGGCCTCGCTGGTGCTGCTGGTGGGCCGCAAGCTGTTGAAGGTCACCCCGCCGCTGCGGGCCTTCAACATTCCCGAACCGGTGGTGGGCGGCCTCGTCGTCGCCATCTGCCTGCTGCTGGCCCGCGTGACGGCGGACTTCCAGGTCAAGTTCGACACGTCGGCCCAGACGCCGCTGATGCTGGCGTTCTTTGCCTCGCTCGGGCTCAGTGCCAACCTGGCCAGCCTGAAGCAGGGCGGCAAGTCCATCGGCGTGTTCCTGATCGCCGTGGCTGGCCTGCTGGTGATCCAGAACACGATCGGCGTGGGGCTGGCCAGCGCGCTGGGCCTGCCGCCGGCCACGGGCCTGCTGGCCGGATCGATCGCGCTGTCCGGCGGTCACGGCACCAGCGCCGCCTGGGGCTCGACGTTTGCCGAGCAGTTCAGCATGTCCTATGCCACCGAGCTGGGGGTGGCGTGCGCCACGTTCGGGCTGGTGCTGGGCGGGCTGGTGGGCGGCCCCGTGGCGCGCTACCTGTTGCGCAACGTGGCCAAGCCGGGCGTGACGGCGGACGACCAGGTGCTGACGTTCGAGAACCCGCAGGCCGTGCGGCCGATCACCGCGTCGGCGCTGATCGAGACGCTGGCGCTGATCCTGGTCTGCCTGACCGCCGGGCAGGCGCTGGCCGGCGTGTTCAAGGGTAGCTGGCTGGAGCTGCCGACATTCGTCTGGGTGCTGTTCGTCGGCGTGGTCCTGCGCAACGGGCTGGCGCTGCTGGGCTGGTACACGGTGTTCGATCGCGCGCTGTCGGTGCTGGGCAACGTCAGCCTGTCGATGTTCCTGGCGATGGCGCTGATGAGCCTGCGGCTCTGGGAGCTGGCGTCGCTGGCGCTGCCGATGGTGCTGATCCTGCTGATCCAGACGGCGGCCATGGCGCTCTATGCGGTCTTCGTCACGTTCCGCGTCATGGGCCGCAACTATGACGCGGCCGTGCTGGCGGCCGGGCACTGCGGGTTTGGCCTTGGCGCCACGCCCACGGCCATTGCCAACATGCAGGCGATTACCGACCGCTTCGGGGCCTCGCACCTGGCCTTCCTGATCGTGCCGATGGTGGGCGCGTTCTTCATCGACCTCGTCAACGCCGTGGTGATCAAGCTCTTCCTGAGCCTGCCGATCTACTGA